One genomic segment of Aliarcobacter cibarius includes these proteins:
- a CDS encoding ArdC family protein: MKYEEHIEKTADIFYEAIKNGTAPWLKEWKANDFKYQAHNPVTGTIYQGMNAFMLDLIRIEKNYKDNSWLTFKQIKDLGGFVEKGSKSTDIVYFERKVRTQEDIEKKEKKILSDKTLDNKSKQLLVDSNREKKIDLIFKGSNVFNIAQIKDINMDKFKALYKDNNFEKKDFISNEECQKVLDNINDVKIKHLYQTRAYYDSSNDEIVLPLKEQFTSAEAYYSTAFHELGHSTGHKSRLNRDLANSFGTPAYAKEELRAEIYSFLQAKELGMDYNLGNHQSYIDSWTKDLEDKKTEIYEAVKDSFKIVDFVKERYIDKALEKNITHEFSINYNVPNWKDNIFNKSIDDYKFLQDLSNKELNNKDISDLEYKKALDISKNDLFKRGFDSEFITIDDLKNNKGSLKELENSYKTQDISLDYNFTKNEDFPILKEYQTQLENHYPKFITLQSAFFESNLKSNYLMANSDLSEIKHLNIDDKGVQTWNKLNHNEAKELLEKYHFPQKIEEWELNKISEIKKDLNEKPGHDISDKKPFKLKERKSIEAER, encoded by the coding sequence ATGAAATATGAAGAACACATAGAAAAAACAGCTGATATATTCTATGAAGCTATTAAAAATGGAACAGCTCCTTGGTTAAAAGAGTGGAAAGCAAATGATTTTAAATATCAAGCGCATAATCCTGTAACTGGAACAATATATCAAGGTATGAATGCATTTATGCTTGATTTAATTAGGATTGAAAAAAATTATAAAGATAATTCTTGGCTTACATTTAAGCAGATAAAAGATCTAGGTGGTTTTGTTGAAAAAGGTAGTAAATCTACAGATATTGTATATTTTGAGAGAAAAGTTAGAACACAAGAAGATATTGAAAAAAAAGAGAAAAAAATATTAAGTGATAAAACTTTAGATAATAAATCTAAACAATTATTAGTAGATTCAAACAGAGAAAAGAAAATTGATTTGATATTTAAAGGCTCTAATGTTTTTAATATAGCTCAAATAAAAGATATTAATATGGATAAGTTTAAAGCTTTGTACAAAGATAATAATTTTGAGAAAAAAGATTTTATCTCAAATGAAGAGTGCCAAAAAGTTCTAGACAATATAAATGATGTAAAAATAAAACATCTTTATCAAACAAGAGCATATTATGACTCCTCAAATGATGAAATTGTACTACCATTGAAAGAACAATTTACAAGTGCTGAAGCTTATTACAGTACAGCTTTTCACGAACTAGGACACTCAACAGGACATAAATCAAGACTAAATAGAGATTTAGCAAATTCTTTTGGTACCCCTGCATATGCAAAAGAAGAATTAAGAGCTGAAATTTATAGTTTTTTGCAAGCAAAAGAGCTAGGAATGGATTATAATTTAGGTAACCATCAAAGTTATATAGATAGCTGGACAAAAGATTTAGAAGATAAAAAAACGGAAATTTATGAAGCAGTTAAAGATAGCTTTAAAATTGTTGATTTTGTGAAAGAGAGATATATTGATAAAGCTTTAGAAAAAAATATAACTCATGAATTTTCAATCAATTATAATGTTCCTAATTGGAAAGATAATATTTTTAATAAAAGTATTGATGATTACAAATTTTTACAAGATCTTTCAAATAAAGAGCTCAACAATAAAGACATATCAGATCTTGAGTACAAAAAAGCTTTAGATATTAGTAAAAATGACCTTTTTAAAAGAGGGTTTGATTCAGAATTTATAACTATTGATGATTTAAAGAATAACAAGGGCTCACTAAAAGAGCTTGAAAATTCCTATAAAACACAAGATATATCCTTAGATTATAATTTTACTAAAAATGAAGATTTTCCAATTTTAAAAGAATATCAAACTCAACTAGAAAATCATTATCCAAAATTTATCACTCTTCAATCAGCTTTTTTTGAATCAAATTTAAAATCAAACTATCTAATGGCAAACAGTGATCTTTCTGAAATCAAACATTTAAATATAGATGATAAAGGTGTTCAAACTTGGAATAAACTAAATCATAATGAAGCAAAAGAGCTTCTAGAAAAATACCATTTCCCTCAAAAAATAGAAGAATGGGAATTAAATAAAATATCTGAAATTAAAAAAGATTTAAATGAGAAACCAGGTCATGATATTTCAGATAAAAAACCATTTAAATTAAAAGAGAGGAAAAGCATAGAAGCTGAAAGATAA
- a CDS encoding DEAD/DEAH box helicase family protein: MLLITTANFRSGGKSSIARLLAEKLNTTILNFDKKRDSEAYNVVSTINIPENKSIIRNDDSLILRDKITEQTIRTKSNYLICDLGGYFDERLVDLKSDFYIIPSFDDYESISESMRTAHYILKNNIKAKIIFILNGAFIVDKTTRDDKIKEFQEHIEVNGFVRFPTLFLPKTTLMRKLVDENSKKDDIKGKFEQNIKYKNVDKLIDELVDLITVHYS; the protein is encoded by the coding sequence ATGTTACTTATTACAACAGCAAATTTTAGAAGTGGTGGGAAAAGCTCAATTGCAAGATTATTAGCTGAAAAACTAAATACTACTATTTTAAATTTTGATAAAAAAAGAGATAGTGAAGCTTATAATGTAGTTTCAACAATTAATATTCCTGAAAATAAATCTATTATTAGAAATGATGACAGTTTAATTTTGAGAGATAAAATTACAGAACAAACAATAAGAACAAAATCAAATTATTTAATTTGTGATTTGGGTGGATATTTTGATGAGAGGTTAGTTGATTTAAAAAGTGATTTTTATATTATCCCCTCTTTTGATGATTATGAAAGTATTTCTGAAAGCATGAGAACAGCTCACTATATTTTGAAAAACAATATAAAAGCTAAAATCATATTCATTTTAAATGGAGCTTTTATTGTGGATAAAACAACTAGAGATGACAAAATAAAAGAATTTCAAGAACATATAGAAGTAAATGGATTTGTAAGATTTCCTACTCTATTTCTTCCAAAAACTACTCTTATGAGAAAGTTAGTAGATGAAAATAGTAAAAAAGATGATATAAAAGGTAAATTTGAACAAAATATTAAATATAAAAATGTTGATAAGCTAATTGATGAACTTGTTGACTTAATAACTGTTCATTACAGTTAA
- a CDS encoding nucleotidyl transferase AbiEii/AbiGii toxin family protein, with protein MLEKYQEDRINLMKSILPYFGDNFVLKGGTALSL; from the coding sequence ATGCTTGAAAAATACCAAGAAGATAGAATTAATCTTATGAAAAGTATATTGCCATATTTTGGAGATAATTTTGTACTTAAAGGTGGTACAGCTTTATCTTTATAG
- the istB gene encoding IS21-like element helper ATPase IstB, with product MISVDTIVQQLTILNLTGFKDSLLHQSNDANYSSLSFEERLYHLFEAEIIQRDNKRIKRVLQAATLKDKTASLDQIEYLPKRNLDKSVIMSLATGNFIKNNQNVLITGPSGVGKSFTMQCLARRAIDLGYTTKYYRVSNLLEEIRVSRMAGNYTKTLAKISKFKLLLLDDFGVSALRPDEVNDLFEIIEDRVFNGSIIITAQLPIKDWHAYLGNETIADAMMDRLIHTAHKLELKGGSMREYLAKK from the coding sequence ATGATATCAGTTGATACAATTGTACAGCAACTAACAATATTAAATCTAACAGGATTTAAAGATTCATTATTGCATCAAAGTAATGATGCTAATTACAGCTCATTGAGCTTTGAAGAGAGGCTTTATCATCTATTTGAAGCAGAGATTATTCAAAGAGATAATAAAAGAATCAAAAGAGTTTTACAAGCTGCAACCCTAAAAGATAAAACAGCTTCACTAGATCAAATAGAGTATCTTCCAAAAAGAAATTTAGATAAATCAGTAATTATGTCATTAGCAACTGGAAATTTCATAAAAAACAATCAAAACGTTCTAATTACAGGTCCAAGTGGTGTTGGAAAGAGCTTTACCATGCAATGTCTTGCAAGAAGAGCAATTGATTTAGGATATACAACAAAGTATTATAGAGTTTCAAACTTACTTGAAGAAATTAGAGTTTCAAGAATGGCAGGAAATTATACAAAAACTTTAGCAAAAATCTCAAAATTTAAACTTTTACTTCTAGATGACTTTGGAGTATCTGCTTTAAGACCTGATGAAGTAAATGATTTATTTGAAATTATAGAAGATAGAGTATTTAATGGTTCAATAATTATAACAGCTCAACTTCCAATAAAAGATTGGCATGCATATTTAGGAAATGAAACAATAGCTGATGCAATGATGGATAGACTTATTCATACTGCACATAAATTGGAATTAAAAGGTGGTTCTATGAGAGAATATTTAGCAAAAAAATAA
- the istA gene encoding IS21 family transposase yields MSKIKEVLRLKLLNQLSNRQIQTITGVSRNSVANYVTSFNEMNLSLEKTLNLNDVEVEQLFHPKKPSEKKSTTTAIEIDWDNVHYELSQKGMTRKLLYEEISVNNPNIYSYSQFNRYYNKFVQTVNPSMRQIHYGGDKLFIDYSGLTMPIVNQRTGEISKAQIFVTVLGASGYTYVHASMTQSTKDFINSNINAFYFYGGVPNILVPDNLKAAVISNKKGIVKLNDAYADMARHYGIAIEPARPYKPQDKSKVELGVKAIQRWILMRLRHHTFFNVDQLNEKINKLLDFYNLKKVRRFNKSRTELFELLDKPYLHPLRANRYVYKEFKKATVGIDYHVELLGNGYSVPYLYLGKKVDITYSSTSVVISLDGNAIAHHKRLYQAYTDSTMKEHMPLEHQYQYEKWNSRRILNWANSIGKNTSLLMQQIMDSKGHEVRAYKSCIAILSFSNTYGKEEIEKVSKVALEANILKVSLIEAMLKTKSYLYYYTQEKSVNNSYLNDHENIRGGLYYAKSDI; encoded by the coding sequence ATGAGTAAAATCAAAGAAGTATTAAGATTAAAGCTTCTTAATCAATTGTCAAATAGACAAATACAAACTATTACTGGAGTTTCCAGGAATAGTGTTGCTAATTATGTAACTTCATTTAATGAAATGAATCTCTCTTTGGAAAAAACATTAAATTTAAATGATGTAGAGGTAGAACAACTATTTCATCCTAAAAAACCTTCGGAGAAAAAATCAACAACTACAGCTATTGAAATAGATTGGGATAATGTACATTATGAACTTTCACAAAAAGGGATGACTAGAAAACTATTGTATGAAGAGATTTCAGTAAATAACCCAAATATCTATAGTTATAGCCAATTTAATCGTTACTATAATAAATTTGTACAAACAGTAAATCCTTCAATGAGACAAATACATTATGGTGGAGATAAACTTTTTATTGATTATAGTGGTCTTACAATGCCAATTGTAAATCAAAGAACTGGTGAAATAAGTAAAGCTCAAATATTTGTAACAGTTCTTGGAGCTTCAGGTTATACCTATGTTCATGCAAGTATGACTCAAAGCACAAAAGATTTTATAAATTCCAATATAAATGCTTTTTATTTTTATGGAGGTGTTCCAAATATATTAGTACCTGATAATTTAAAAGCAGCAGTTATAAGTAATAAAAAAGGAATAGTAAAACTAAATGATGCTTATGCTGATATGGCTAGACATTATGGAATAGCAATAGAACCAGCACGACCATATAAACCACAAGATAAAAGTAAAGTAGAACTAGGAGTTAAAGCAATTCAGCGATGGATACTTATGAGATTGCGTCATCATACTTTTTTTAATGTTGATCAATTAAATGAAAAGATAAATAAATTGCTAGATTTTTATAATCTTAAAAAAGTAAGAAGATTTAATAAAAGTAGAACTGAACTATTTGAACTGTTAGATAAACCATATTTACACCCTTTAAGAGCAAATCGGTATGTTTATAAAGAGTTTAAAAAAGCTACTGTTGGAATTGATTACCATGTTGAACTTTTAGGAAATGGATACTCTGTACCATATCTTTATTTAGGTAAAAAAGTAGATATTACATATTCTTCAACATCAGTAGTAATTTCACTTGATGGAAATGCAATTGCACATCATAAAAGATTATATCAAGCATATACAGATTCAACCATGAAAGAGCATATGCCTTTAGAACATCAGTATCAATATGAGAAGTGGAATAGTAGAAGAATTTTAAATTGGGCAAATAGTATTGGAAAAAATACAAGTTTATTAATGCAACAAATAATGGATTCAAAAGGCCATGAAGTAAGAGCTTATAAATCTTGTATAGCAATACTAAGTTTCTCAAATACTTATGGAAAAGAGGAGATTGAAAAAGTCTCAAAAGTTGCACTTGAAGCAAATATTTTAAAAGTAAGTTTAATTGAAGCAATGCTAAAAACAAAAAGTTATCTTTACTATTACACTCAAGAAAAAAGTGTAAATAACTCTTACTTGAATGACCATGAAAATATTAGAGGTGGATTATATTATGCAAAAAGTGATATTTAA
- a CDS encoding HipA domain-containing protein — MKIFVVKNKQFIGTLSEEIGKIRFVYNDEIPAGSYFQGLKEKENISSNLFPIFENMLPEFEQLNFIKAQNNISTQIEVLLYLTDIHGSYEFYTQNDIEKLELQKQNIFNFIDTKEEILDNNYTFPNILDYSLSIDDSILYPNGLANSKVIGLSGYQYKFSIIKDDINKTISYDETKNSNYFMKPYSKFYTSYMPNEKDRSYIPYLLINEHLFMSLARDFGFSVPYNGIIKHDSDYHYIIKRFDRYGELKIDHHEILTLMNKNSDQKYKVSMREVLETAKMYISKEQLVELFRFIVFSVVIGHGDLHAKNLSLIYSSNKLDERAMQLSPFYDISTTKIYKDTKKNDVGLKIENRTSKVKKTDLLQLALCIDIDQNLVDNLIELTSKQFIDTFQTYIEKLPDSIKALPYHTSKYGGQKPFEAVLKEYYKNRVEDLYNNLLEKFNSHSIWE; from the coding sequence ATGAAAATATTTGTAGTAAAAAATAAACAATTTATTGGGACTCTTAGTGAAGAGATTGGAAAAATTAGATTTGTTTACAATGATGAAATACCTGCAGGCAGTTATTTCCAAGGATTAAAAGAAAAAGAAAATATATCAAGCAATCTATTTCCAATTTTTGAAAATATGCTACCAGAGTTTGAGCAACTAAACTTCATTAAAGCTCAAAATAATATCTCAACTCAAATTGAAGTTTTACTTTATCTTACTGACATCCACGGAAGCTATGAATTTTATACTCAAAATGATATTGAAAAACTTGAACTACAAAAGCAAAATATTTTCAATTTTATTGATACTAAAGAAGAGATACTTGATAACAATTATACTTTTCCAAATATTTTAGACTATTCATTAAGTATAGATGACTCAATTTTATATCCAAATGGTTTGGCAAATAGTAAAGTTATAGGACTTTCAGGATATCAATATAAGTTTAGTATCATAAAAGATGATATAAACAAAACAATTTCTTATGATGAAACAAAAAATAGTAATTATTTCATGAAACCCTATAGTAAATTCTATACATCCTACATGCCCAATGAAAAAGATAGAAGTTACATCCCATATTTACTCATCAATGAACATTTATTTATGAGCCTTGCTAGAGATTTTGGATTTAGTGTTCCATACAATGGAATTATAAAACATGATAGCGACTACCACTATATCATTAAAAGATTTGATAGATACGGAGAACTTAAAATCGACCACCATGAAATACTGACATTAATGAATAAAAATAGTGATCAAAAATATAAAGTCTCAATGAGAGAAGTTTTGGAAACTGCAAAAATGTATATTTCAAAAGAACAGCTTGTAGAACTTTTTAGATTTATTGTCTTTTCTGTAGTTATTGGTCATGGAGATTTACATGCAAAGAATCTTTCGCTTATTTATTCAAGCAACAAATTGGATGAAAGAGCTATGCAATTATCTCCTTTTTATGATATTTCTACCACAAAAATTTATAAAGATACAAAAAAAAACGATGTAGGATTAAAAATTGAAAACAGAACCAGTAAAGTAAAAAAAACAGATTTATTACAACTCGCTTTATGTATAGATATTGATCAAAATTTAGTTGATAATTTAATAGAGCTAACATCAAAGCAATTTATTGACACTTTTCAAACTTATATTGAAAAACTACCTGATAGCATAAAAGCACTACCTTATCATACATCAAAATATGGTGGACAAAAACCATTTGAAGCTGTTTTGAAAGAGTATTATAAAAATAGAGTTGAAGATTTATATAATAATTTGTTAGAAAAATTTAATAGTCATAGTATTTGGGAATAA